The Brienomyrus brachyistius isolate T26 chromosome 7, BBRACH_0.4, whole genome shotgun sequence DNA segment GCTAAATTAAAGCCTAAAGCAATCTACAATCACCAGCCTTTCACAGAATGTAGCCCTCCAAGAACTGCCGCTGCGATACTCCATAACCCCACAACACACGCATTCATGCACagtcaaaataaaaaacagttctattttatttttattagcaGCCCCGGGTGCTTCAGTCTTTCACTTTATTTCGCTAGGAACTCAAAAATGTACCAGAAGCCCCGGCGTTGTTCACCAAAATGTGCAGCTGCTTCTCCTCTCGCAGGAAGTCTTCGGCAAACTGCCGAACGGACTGCAGAGATGAAGTGTCCAGCAGGCGCAGATGCACATTCTGGTTGCCGCTTAGGCGACGGATGTCGTGCATTGCCGCTGTTCCACGCTCCTTGCTGCGACATGCGAGGATTACATGCGCGCCGCGCCGGGCAAAGTCCAGTGCTACGAATTTCCCTATTCCTACCGCAGGACAGaaataatgattattttattatatatatatatatatatatatatatatatatatatatatatatatatatatatatatatattttttttttaaaggaacagAAAAAAAGTTTAAGCAGTTCCAAAAAACAATTTTTGCAATAATAAATTCAAACTGTAGTACTATTTGATcaggattttattttttagcATTAATACACAGGATAGTATTCTTTATAGGTTACATTAGATTAATTTCAAAATTTTGTCGAGCTATACCAAGCCCGTGACCAGGATACGCTGTGGGTGGATAGATTTCCCAAAAGCAAGGTAATTAAGCGGAATAAGCCATGCACTTACCGGTGTTGGATCCTGTGACAATGACCGTCTTGCCTTTGAGCTGCACTGGACAGTCCCGGGGGTCCCAGCGCGCCCTCCGCTGCACCCAAACCACCAGCCCCAGTATTAGGCTGGAAACTGCCCATAATGGGCTTGAAAATATCTCACTCCAGTTCCAATTCATTTGATAGCTTCGAAAAACACAGCTCAAATAGcctgttaaataaaataatactatTTACACAAATGCGAAAAGCAAAACCAGCGAGAAGGTATCATTAACCTCCACGGCGGAATGTCAACGGCAAAGGTTGTACTTTAGAACAAAAGTTTATATCCTCTAGGTCCTAAAGTTAAAGGTAGAAAAAAACATACTGTCGGATTATTACATATATTAAACCAACGTGCTAAATATATAAATCTTGCAAATCTAGTTTACTTATTTAtacacaaacaaaaagcctccaCGATTATTCAACTCTTGGTAATACAAGGTTGACTTCTTTTATGAGACACAGACTGCGTGGGAGTGTCTAACTTTCCGAACAAAATTTACTAAGTACGGAAACTTAGTATGTAACCATCTGTGATTAGCCCCGCGCAGTCGGCAACAAGCTGGAGTATATACAGCCTTTGTAATTAAATACCAAAAACTACACACTAAAGTATGTCGCGTGATATTCTCACATTTCTGgttaaatattaattaattttGCTCAAATTTATAATGATGGTTTCTATGCATTATTTTGTTTATGCCGAGCCTACCAATCTGCACTTTAAATTTAACGTCGCTAATAGTTAAAGTAGAAAACACTAGAAACCCAACCACTTAAAACATTCCGTTTGACTGGATCGGTGGGTTTCTGACAGTCACGGTATGTTGTTGCGAAAAATAGAAGCTTTATTCTGGAAAGACTGCCTCTGTTGCAAAGAGGAATTAAGTTAAACTGGTTTTTCGCCTTTATTAGTGATCTCCCTTTTATTTCTGAACCAGTCAGCTAAGCAACATAAGACAGTGTCTGTTACTAAATGCCGAAACATTTACAGTAACTTTAAATGTCAGTTTacagtcctgtgttccctgaATATTATAATTAAATACCAAAAACTACATGCGTTGCATACATAAAACTACTGATGTTGTGGTTGCAAAAACGTTGGAATTAGAGTTTGGATTTCTGCATGAATGGCATTATAAAATGCAATTTCATCATTAAAATATAATAGCAGTCTTGCGTTTGTAAATGTTTATTGACTAAACGGTTGAATCCACATCATTGATGGAAACGTTGTGTAAACCTTTTGCTTAGGGCATACTCAGACTATAGGTCAGGTTGTCTTGTACCAGTGCAACTGTCCCCTCTACCCTTTCCCACACTGGTCTGCGCTCACATTGCACTTAACGTTGTGTGCCCAAGCATGGACAAGTATATCATGCCTGGGCAAGGTATGGAGCAATCCCACAGGTCAAACTGGACTTTGGGTGCCAAATGTGCTTGGGCACAGTACAGATGGCCCAGTGTGAGTACATCCTTAGCTTTATTTTAGCTTAGCTTGATTTTGAAAATTAGTGAAAAATActtgtggtaaaaaaaaaaaaaaaaaaatgcaccaaCAAACATGTCTGTATCTTTCATTAAGGACACTGAGGTCACTGTATTCCTGTAATTCCAATAACCACACTGCATTGTGGGGCACACCTAGGATGGTCTAACACTCTCAGCCTTGGTATTTCAAAATTCTTGCCAACGAGGGACATGTAGTCATGTAGTTCAGAGGTTCTCAGTCCAGGTCCTGGAGGAACTCCCAGTcaaaatgttttcattccaacaTAGGAGAAACAAACCCCAGACATAGGTAGAGATGACAGCTGATGCCACAGTAACAAAAACAAGAAAACCAAACTGCAGCTAATTATAAAATATAGATTACCTCTGACCTGGGGCCTGTATCATGAAGTCGGATTCCttacttagctggataactttgaGGATAAGTAGCAGTAACTCTTGCTTTTTGATGTCACGATGCTGGTTCTCTTCTTAGTGGGACACATCACCACTGTAACTCATGCTATAGAGCAAAATTTCTCCAGGGCAGGTTACCCTTCAGGATCATGGATCTCGAACAGTGCTTGGACCAATCAAAATGAACCTACCAAGGCTGGAGGTGTGATGTAACAGAATAAAACACCAACCAATCCTATCGGAATTAATATAGTTAAAAAAGTAAACTTGTTTTCCCTCCTTTCTTGAATAGGACTTGGACATAACTGAAAGCAAAATTACAAAGGATGAACAATTTAGTACTATTTAAATAATTAGTAGATACAGTAGGATCTAAATGCAAAACAAGACAACTTTGAGAATCAGCACATTTCCAGCACTTATGTTTATGGTTAATGCGTTAATCTGTCATAACCAAATGTTTTTGATACCTCCAATGATGTTATTATAGAcatggggctgggtgggggcaaCCAGTGGGTGGAGATAAGGGCCATAAAGTAAGAGTGTAAAGGACAGCAAAACCAATGCGTGTGACAGACAGAAACAAAGAAGAATTACAAGCAGGCTTATAAGTTAGTTACGCATAGTAAGACGTTTTGGAGTAGCATAACGTGTCTCAGAAGGAGGAATAGAAGAGAATGAAGTGCATTTTAAACTCCGTAGAAGAAAGTAACACTGGAGATCAGCCTGCAGCGTTTCGGATCCTCCGCAGATTTCAGATGAAGAATAAATCGGTCCGAGTGGGTTTGGCGGAAACCCTTAGTACTTATGTCATGATGGTAAGTTGAAATCTTACGGTACATTAGAACTGTTTTACAATAGTCGTTGGATAAAATGCTACAGAAATCCAAATGTGCTGAAACCTGAACTCGCTTTATATTCCAAGTTTTATTCCTCATGTTGACCTATGGAAAGGTATCGATCGCGTATCTTCTGCTGTCTGTAGCACTGCTGGCACGTCCATAAGTCtatgttctttttttaaatcgCATGTCACAGGCATTGCTGCAATGGCCTCTCAATAATGATCAGCTGTTTTCTGACTCATACCATAATGTTTCAAATGTGTAGCTGAAAAAGGAATCATTGCAACAAGGACATAGTGAAATACTAGAAGTGGAGCTGTTCAAAACAAACACAGCTTTATGGATTCAGTACTTGTTCTCAGAAACATTTTAATTCCCCTGTTTGTCTTCCTGTTTGGTTTCCTTTCCAGGCTACTGACTGTGTTATTACACACATGCTATTCCAGGTTTATCAGACGTACTATAAAGTTGaatttcattcattaaaacatGTCTGCATGTGATGGTCTTTACTGCCATTTTTAAGTACATTATGAAAATGCTCTTCATTTATTATAAATCATATGCTAACTGATCTTTAGAAATCTGATATTAAAATAGCAAAATCCCACTTGTATTTCCCAGTTGTCTACTACAGCTGTGTACCAAACTTCGATAAAATATGAATTATTGATTGAATTTTAAAGAATAATTTTACTTGAAACTACTGAGTGAATTATAACCTTCTTTGTGTTAAAAATGTGAGTTGCAAAAGCACCAGTGTTTATTAACAACATGCTAACTGCCTTTCATCATCATCTTTGCACTGTCTTTCCAGGTGAGGCTCCCACTGCTAACTGGACTTGATTCAttctgccccccctcctgcaTTGCAGGTCtttggcttgggctctgtggcccAGGTAGTGACTGGGGGTGGGCTGTTTGGCCATTACCTGAGCATCAACCTCGGTTTTGGCTTGGGCGTCACCATGGGCGTGCATGTTGCTGGCCAGGTCTCAGGTACAATATTGGAAATTCAAGTGTTGCCTTTAGGGGGTGCTCTTTGGGGACACCCATGCCTACCCCTCCTTGCTTATCCTTGCCCTCAGGTGCCCACATGAACACTGCCGTCTCCTTCACCATGTGTACATTTGGCCGTCTTAGCTGGAAGATGCTTCCTCTCTACATAACAGCACAAATGCTGGGCTCTTTCCTGGCAGCTGGAACTGTCTTCACCCTGTACTATGGTGTGTAAGTAATTCTGCTAGACTGTTACTCATGAACGGAGAATATTTTGTTTACACAGTCATCCTGCGCCTGGAAAGTCCAACTTTATTGACCTTGTTACACAACGATGTATAATAGGGTTTGGATATGTTATTTCTTTAAGTTGTAGAGCAGGGGTCTCTAACTCTGGTCCTAGAGAGCAACTATTCATAAGGTTTTCTGTCTTACCTGACTTCTGCTGAGCCATATATGTTCTCAAGTAAATACCAgggacaggtgtggctcatcacaaACCAGGTagaatagaaaacctactggacagtagctctccaggactggagttggagacccctgttgtAGAGTATGGACCATAAATGATACTTAACCTGAATTGTTCCATTTAAATATCCAGCTGTACAAACTGATAATCATATATTACTTTGGGGAATTAGCTAAGCAAtcaaaatgcaaaatgaaatgGCAAGTGCCTTGCATATAACCTACAATTTTTTCCTATGTTGTCAGATGCAATGTTTCAGTTCTGCAGCGGTAATTTCACCGTGTCTGGGCCAAAAGCCACAGCTGGAATCTTTGCGACTTATCCTGCGCCATACATCTCCATCCATGTGGGCTTCTTAGACCAGGTAAATGCAGCTGTACCTGTATGccatggtcacatgacacagtgaCCGTCTCACAATGTGATTCATGGCACTGAATACATCTTGGCTGTACGGCCAACACATCCTCAAAATATTGCATCAGTGGTAGCTGAAGAAGGAAGCAGTTTTCTGGCCAGACGGCACCTGTCACAGTTACTGTACAGCACTATTCATAGGATGGTTATTCTGCTCTGTACCTCAGGTGCTGGGTACAGCCATGTTGCTGCTGTGCCTCATGGCCCTATCCGACCAGCGGAATTCCCCCCCAGCTCCCGGCACTGAGCCCCTTCTTGTAGGGCTTTTAGTGCTGCTCATTGGCATTTCCATGGGTAGCAACAGTGGCTATGCTATTAACCCATCGCGGGACCTGGCACCCCGTGTTTTTACAGCCATGACTGCCTGGGGACAGCAAGTATTCAGGTATACAGCTTTTACTTACGGCATACGTGTACCTGGGTCTGCCATTTGACTCACGTTATTTGACCCCCATGTGACTTTCAGCATCTTATCGGTCTTGCTCATCCGTCACTGCATGTATCCGTTCTTGCTTAACGCTATTTATTTGCTCCCCTGCGATGTGGTGCTGTGTTTCTGCTTATCTCTGACCTCccactcctctctctctcttcacaGAGCTGGAAATGGTTGGTGGTGGGTGCCAGTGGTAGCCCCTCTGGTGGGAGGGCTTTTAGGAGGCGTGGTCTACAAACTTCTTGTGGAGCTGCATCACCCACGGGAGGCACCTAGATGTACAGAAAGTGGTGTAGAGTTCCTGGATAACAGAGGTCACCCAGGGGAGGCTATACATATGAATAATGGTGTAGAGACGCTGTGATCCTGGGGCAAGTGTGCCTAGGATCAGGAGAGCAGGGTATGAGTATGGGGCACGGGCAGTAAAGTAACATGTGTTTGTCTATAGATGACTCCATCTGTAATTCCAACTGGGACCATTAGCGCCAAACAGCCTGCATGGGTATGGATGATGCTTTTGGCTTTGTCTCCAGCTGAgactaagaaaaaaaacagggtTTGTGCATCTGTAAACACTCTCGCCATATGCTGGCCAGAAGCGGAGAAATGAGTTCCAGCTACATGAACAAGACGTGCTTCCTGATTTAGGAACACAGTCAGAAGCTGCTTTCTGTTATGGTGACCTAGCAACACAGCTGAAAATGTGCAAGAGCAGGTACAATGGAGGGCAGGGTGACTGGAGAAAAGCACACGGTTGTAGAGAGAGAGTCAATGGCCTAGCTTCTACGAGGTTCAAATGAGGTCTGAGTATTTATAGACTCAACACAACCACACGAACAAATATGAACAGAGACCACAAGtcatttgaaattaattatgagAGATGCTTAGAATACCCCATAACCCTgagcagaataagtggttagGAGATGAATATACTCGGACTGTCACGTTAAGCACTCGAGAAGCTTCTGAAGGTGGACACCCCTACCAACAGAGTGCTACAAATAGCGATAAACCTGGTCTCACACATTAGGGAAAGTTGACGTTCGCTCTGCTCTTCAGGTGAAGGTGCTGCTTACTTGTGACTTGAGATTTCAGCATTTTTCAGATAGTGTGACAAAAGCCCTTTTATCAAAAAACATGACTGTGTTCCCTCCTCTGGGGTCAAACTATCTGAACCTGAAGTAGACACCGATTTAAGAAAAGAGACATGAAACAAAGACTCAAAAGCTGTCAGGCTCTTTAGATAGAATAAAAAGTCTTCAGCATGAAAATGCTCAGCTTTCCTTAGTTCTGAAGCATAAAcaaactttattattattattaaagtcattattattaattcattCAGCAAATTCATTAACGTACCGTGCAATGAGGGAAGGCGTCTCACTGACACTGGCATGCATGCGGTAATATTTACTCTGGACACGTTGATCTGAGGACTGGAGGAGCTTGGGGAATCATTAACCTGCAGAGCAGCATTGTCCCAGGAGGGAACAGCTCACCGCTTGGTGCCTCCATATTTCCCCGAGCCCTTGTGGGCTGTACTGCTAGATGTGCTGGTGCCCCCAGTGTGCGTGGGGGTCTTCTTCTTTAGCAGAGGCTGCTTTGCTTTTTCCTGGAAGACTTTGCTGGGGTCCAGATTGTTTATGATGTGCTCTGCAGGCATCTCGCTCTGAGCATCACCCTGCCAGATGAGAGGCTGGTACAGACATGTCCACTGCTGGAGATTAACAGACATACCGTTACACAACCGCGCAAATTGCTTCTGGATTACCGGTAAGACTCAGGTCTGTAACTTAAGAATCCACTACACACGGAGTCGTATTTAAAGGCAGGTGGCAGTGTTTAGGGTGCAGCATATTTTAGCTAATTTCAGTCATTGCTCCTGATTACAGCGGATATAAAGAGTACACACACCCCTATGAATCTCCACATTTTTGTGATGTAAAAAACTCAGATCACTATAAATTATTTCAAAACCTTTCCCACCTTTAATGTGACCTAGAACCCGTACAATTcgataaaaaaacaaacaaatctgttaggggaaaaataaaaatataaaaacagtatGATGAGCGGGTTGCATAAGTATCCACACCCTTAAACTAATACTCTTCTTGAAGTCCCTTCTGTTTGTTGTTTCTCGTCTTTGGGGTGGCTCCTGTTTTAGTGGAACCAGTACTCACTGATGCTCAGAATTTAAGGCGGTATCGATCCCTTCAAACGCAAGTCTCACAGTGAGAGGCATCGCTTACCTTGGACTGTGGGCTTGGTCCATATGGGGTGAACGTGTACTGCCACTCCGGCAAGCCTAACTGGCTGATCATGAGTCGGTAATAGGCCATAAAGGAGGACGTCAGGTAATACCAGTACAATGCACGGTCCAGGAACCACACCTCACAATGGTTAGCCAGCATACCTGGGAAAATCCACAGCACTAATTCCACACTATACCGTTTACTTATTTCAGGTTAGCAGGCAGCCACTGGGGACTGGATGGACAGAAAATTAGATGCTTATCCTCCGCTTGATTATTTCTAATggcctttacaaaaacacaggcTAATTAATATTTGTAAGATGCTTTATTCAATCTGCTTTTTACAGTATATTCTTCCTATTCTACTGACTGGCACACAGAAAAGGAGCTGCTTACCCGGGGTGCAATTTTGGTAGACCAAGCAGACCTTCCCATTGCCGTTGCAAGGGTCCAGCTCGAAAATGCGGGTGCTGGAGTCAAAGCGGGGGAGCCTGGGTGTGTCCTCTGGCCCTGAGAGGCGTGGTACAAACATGTGACCATCTAACATGCCTGGCAAAAGGAAcactaaatataaaaatgaaaaataaacactAATGCCTGAAGGGAAGGATATAATTCCTTGCTTGCTGAACTTGTAAGCAAATAAGTAATTCATAACACAAGTTATACTCTTAGGGGTGTAATGATTCCCCAAATCCATGGTTTGGTTCAGACCTTGATATCTGAGCcatagtttggttaatttgtttttttttttggtgggggggggtaaggaaaaagggaaaaaaattgaCTTCACTTCACATAAAATAACTACGTAAACTAcaataaatttttaaaaaagtacTATACTCTACTGGATAATGAAAATGTATCTGCACCGCTGACTTGACTGCCTGGAGGCTCTTTTACCTTGAACGTGATCACTTGATCGTGATTGGACCAAAATAGTCATGTGTTACACATCGGTGCAGTGTGTAATATTTACAAAACAGAATAGTAATTTTGCGATTGACATGTGTTAGAgtgttaattg contains these protein-coding regions:
- the aqp7 gene encoding aquaporin-7, translating into MKCILNSVEESNTGDQPAAFRILRRFQMKNKSVRVGLAETLSTYVMMVFGLGSVAQVVTGGGLFGHYLSINLGFGLGVTMGVHVAGQVSGAHMNTAVSFTMCTFGRLSWKMLPLYITAQMLGSFLAAGTVFTLYYDAMFQFCSGNFTVSGPKATAGIFATYPAPYISIHVGFLDQVLGTAMLLLCLMALSDQRNSPPAPGTEPLLVGLLVLLIGISMGSNSGYAINPSRDLAPRVFTAMTAWGQQVFRAGNGWWWVPVVAPLVGGLLGGVVYKLLVELHHPREAPRCTESGVEFLDNRGHPGEAIHMNNGVETL
- the tpgs2 gene encoding tubulin polyglutamylase complex subunit 2 isoform X3 translates to MEENKDIRGFKGFAERLTLGITRVLESLPGVLDVRFVERAPAERRCLLSWEQKNCCVLPEDLRDFYLTIDGFTLSWSCKLENEPVTLGSMVINSVAKLCPLCQSAVFSLPSAPTLADLDSEEETEGPEDTPRLPRFDSSTRIFELDPCNGNGKVCLVYQNCTPGMLANHCEVWFLDRALYWYYLTSSFMAYYRLMISQLGLPEWQYTFTPYGPSPQSKQWTCLYQPLIWQGDAQSEMPAEHIINNLDPSKVFQEKAKQPLLKKKTPTHTGGTSTSSSTAHKGSGKYGGTKR
- the tpgs2 gene encoding tubulin polyglutamylase complex subunit 2 isoform X2, with protein sequence MEENKDIRGFKGFAERLTLGITRVLESLPGVLDVRFVERAPAERRCLLSWEQKNCCVLPEDLRDFYLTIDGFTLSWSCKLENEPVTLGSMVINSVAKLCPLCQSAVFSLPSAPTLADLDSEEETEGPEDTPRLPRFDSSTRIFELDPCNGNGKVCLVYQNCTPGMLANHCEVWFLDRALYWYYLTSSFMAYYRLMISQLGLPEWQYTFTPYGPSPQSKPLIWQGDAQSEMPAEHIINNLDPSKVFQEKAKQPLLKKKTPTHTGGTSTSSSTAHKGSGKYGGTKR
- the tpgs2 gene encoding tubulin polyglutamylase complex subunit 2 isoform X1, yielding MEENKDIRGFKGFAERLTLGITRVLESLPGVLDVRFVERAPAERRCLLSWEQKNCCVLPEDLRDFYLTIDGFTLSWSCKLENEPVTLGSMVINSVAKLCPLCQSAVFSLPSAPTLADLDSEEETEGPEDTPRLPRFDSSTRIFELDPCNGNGKVCLVYQNCTPGMLANHCEVWFLDRALYWYYLTSSFMAYYRLMISQLGLPEWQYTFTPYGPSPQSKWTCLYQPLIWQGDAQSEMPAEHIINNLDPSKVFQEKAKQPLLKKKTPTHTGGTSTSSSTAHKGSGKYGGTKR